The proteins below come from a single Bubalus kerabau isolate K-KA32 ecotype Philippines breed swamp buffalo chromosome 19, PCC_UOA_SB_1v2, whole genome shotgun sequence genomic window:
- the PRPF39 gene encoding pre-mRNA-processing factor 39 isoform X2 has protein sequence MQGLLRFEDQDSARGDQNIAMFYPTSTQMVYRRGLQAIPLSVDLWIHYINFLKETLDPGDPETNSTVRGTFEHAVLAAGTDFRSDRLWEMYINWENEQGNLREVTAIYDRILGIPTQLYSHHFQRFKDHVQNNLPRDLLTGEQFIQLRRELASVNGHSGDDGPPGDDLPSGIEDITDPAKLITEIENMRHRIIEIHQEMFNYNEHEVSKRWTFEEGIKRPYFHVKPLEKAQLKNWKEYLEFEIENGTHERVVVLFERCVISCALYEEFWIKYAKYMENHSIEGVRHVFSRACTIHLPKKPMVHMLWAAFEEQQGNINEARNILRTFEECVLGLAMVRLRRVSLERRHGNMEEAERLLQEAIKNAKSNNESSFYAIKLARHLFKIQKNLPKSRKVLLEAIERDKENTKLYLNLLEMEYSGDLKQNEDNILNCFDKAIHGSLPIKMRITFSQRKVEFLEDFGSDVNKLLNAYDEHQTLLKEQDSLKRKAENGSEEPEEKKAHTEDTTSSSTQMIDGDLQANQAAYNYSAWYQYNYQTPWNYGQYYPPPPT, from the exons AAGACTCTGCACGTGGGGATCAGAACATTGCCATGTTCTATCCAACCTCCACCCAAATG gTGTATCGCCGGGGGCTTCAGGCAATACCTCTGAGTGTTGACCTTTGGATACACTATATAAACTTCTTAAAAGAAACACTGGACCCTGGTGATCCTGAGACAAACAGTACTGTAAGAGG AACGTTTGAGCATGCTGTTCTAGCTGCAGGAACAGATTTCCGATCGGACAGACTGTGGGAAATGTATATAAACTGGGAAAATGAACAGGGAAACCTGAGAGAAGTTACAGCTATTTATGATCGTATTCTTGGTATTCCGACACAGCTATATAGTCATCATTTTCAGAG ATTTAAAGACCATGTTCAGAATAATTTGCCTAGAGATCTTCTAACTGGTGAACAGTTTATTCAGCTAAGAAGGGAATTAGCGTCTGTAAATGGGCATAGTGGTGATGATGGTCCTCCTGGTGATGATCTTCCATCAGGAATAGAAGACATAACTGACCCAGCAAAG cttattacagaaatagaaaatatgagacATAGAATCATTGAAATTCATCAAGAAATGTTTAATTATAATGAGCATGAAGTCAGTAAAAGGTGGACATTTGAAGAAGGT ATTAAAAGACCATATTTTCATGTGAAACCATTGGAAAAGGCACAACTGAAAAACTGGAAAGAATACTTAGAATTTGAAATTGAAAACGGGACTCATGAACGAGTTGTAGTTCTCTTTGAAAGATGTGTCATATCATGTGCCCTCTATGAGGAGTTTTGGATTAAG TATGCCAAGTACATGGAAAATCATAGCATTGAAGGAGTGAGGCATGTCTTCAGCAGAGCTTGCACTATTCATCTCCCAAAGAAACCCATGGTGCATATGCTTTGGGCAGCTTTTGAGGAACAGCAGG GTAATATTAATGAAGCCAGGAATATCTTGAGAACATTTGAAGAATGTGTTCTAGGATTGGCAATGGTTCGTTTGAGAAGAGTAAGTTTAGAACGACGTCATGGAAATATGGAAGAAGCTGAACGTTTGCTTCAGGAAGCCATTAAGAATGCCAAATCAAATAATGAATCATCATTTTATGCTATCAAACTAGCCCGACatcttttcaaaatacaaaaaaaccttccAAAATCAAGAAAGGTGCTTTTGGAAGCTATTGAAAGAGACAAa GAGAACAcaaaattatacctcaatttactTGAAATGGAGTATAGTGGTGACCTcaaacaaaatgaagacaatatCCTAAATTGTTTTGACAAAGCTATACATGGTTCATTACCTATTAAAATGAGAATTACATTTTCTCAGAGAAAAGTGGAATTTCTTGAAGATTTTGGTTCAGATGTTAATAA GCTTTTGAATGCTTATGATGAACATCAAACACTCCTAAAAGAGCaggattctttaaaaagaaaagcagaaaacgg ATCAGAAgaaccagaggaaaagaaagcacACACAGAAGATACAACTTCGTCATCTACACAGATGATTGATGGTGATTTGCAGGCAAATCAAGCTGCATATAATTATAGTGCCTGGTATCAG tacAATTATCAGACTCCTTGGAATTATGGACAATATTATCCTCCTCCTCCAACCTGA